GCGGCCTGGGCGGCGGCGAAGGTGCGAACGGCGGCTTGTTGGCCCCGGTCACCAATCTGGTCGGTGGATTAACGGGCGGCCTGGGCGGCGGCGACGCCTCCAACGGTGGATTGCTGGCTCCTGTCACGGGTCTTTTAGGCGGCATCACAGGCAGTGTTGCAATTGGTGGTGGTGCAGCAGCAGAAGGCCAGGCAAGCGGCGGCTTGTTGGCACCCGTCACCGGCTTGGTCGGTGGCTTGGTCGGCGGTTTAACAGGTGGCGTCAACGTACAGGCAAATGCTGGCGAAGCCGGTAGTGGACAAGCAAATGGCGGCCTGCTGGCCCCCGTCACTGGCCTGGTCGGCGGTCTGCTGGGAGGTGGCCGGAAATGATGAATAAAGTCATGAACCCGGTTAATTTGCCAGTGAACTTTCACCCTGGCGCGCAAAACGCCGGGGCCCGGTCAAACTGGTCCTCGCACAACGATGAGCACAGCATGTTGTCAGAGAAGATGTTGATGGATTTGGGCAAGATGCTGGGTCGTCAGTTCACCATTTACGCGGAAGCCCTGAAAGCCAGCTTGGCCGAAGAAGCCAACATCCCCTTGAATGACTTCAAGGCCCTGGAATACATCATGGAGTTCGATGCACTGCCAACTGGCCAGCTGGCTCACTTGATGGACTTGAGTGCCAGCGGTGTCAGCGCACTGATCAACCGTCTGGAACATCGGGGCTATATCACCCGCGGCCGTCACCCTCTGGACAAGCGCGTGATCGCCCTGCACCCGGTGATGGACAAGTGTCGAGAAGTCCTGGCCGTGAAGGAGCGTGCGATCAATCAGGCCATCAACACAGCGGCCAATCAAAACCCCGCCCAGTTGATCGCCATGTACGACTTTCTGGTCGATAGCATGAGCACCTTCAGGCAGAACACCAAAGCCTGGCTGGATGCCAAGGCCTTGGTGCCACGAAGCTCCTGAGCACCCTGCTCTACCTCTACCGAACCGCTGCTTGCCAGCGGTTCTTTTTTTGTTACGTAACACGTTCCGCACAAGGCCCAAAACACGTAACAAATATCCCTCTTTTTTTCTCTTACTTTTCACCAAATGCAGCTTGCATGCGGCTTGCAGACGGACCGATAAATTGGCACGCGAATTGCTTTAACTAGATTCAGAAAGCAAGCAAGTACCCCGATCATTTATTGGAGCAAGCAATGCATAACAATACAGACAGCAAGAAACCAGGCCTGCGCCTGACACTCCTGGCTACGTTGATGGCCAGCACTTTGGTCTTGACCGCCTGCGGCAGTTTGACCGGTGGCGGCGGCGGTAGCGGTGGCGGTGGAGAAACCCCCACCAACCCAGGCCCGGGCACTGGCGGCCCTGGTGGCGGTGACAACGGTGGTGGTGACAACGGCGGCGGCGATAACGGCGGTGGCGATCACGGCGGCGGCGACAACGGCGGCGGCGACAACGGCGGTGGCGACAACGGTGGCGGCGACAACGGCGGCGGCGACAACGGCGGCGGCGACAACGGCGGTGGCGACAACGGCGGCGGCGACAACGGTGGCGGCGACAACGGCGGTGGCGACAACGGCGGTGGCGA
This genomic window from Alcaligenes faecalis contains:
- a CDS encoding MarR family winged helix-turn-helix transcriptional regulator — its product is MMNKVMNPVNLPVNFHPGAQNAGARSNWSSHNDEHSMLSEKMLMDLGKMLGRQFTIYAEALKASLAEEANIPLNDFKALEYIMEFDALPTGQLAHLMDLSASGVSALINRLEHRGYITRGRHPLDKRVIALHPVMDKCREVLAVKERAINQAINTAANQNPAQLIAMYDFLVDSMSTFRQNTKAWLDAKALVPRSS